One region of Eubacterium sp. 1001713B170207_170306_E7 genomic DNA includes:
- a CDS encoding glycoside hydrolase family 3 N-terminal domain-containing protein: protein MKRLLTLLLILPACGLLLSGCSPALTLSQLFTPAAYTGYLLNSDDTTLTLLCQNDGEKAPVTRVFDRTTLIPENLPDTGSEVKITLKTGTDTDALQAEGTPLPARKLDVLTPADEARSSFNRLRAAQLLDGMSLEEKVGQLFFARYPGPSGPEAEKTWQFGGTILFGRDFKDKSPDLVRAEINACQEAARVPMLVGVDEEGGDVVRVSGNPALRAAAFPSPQTLLQTGGLDAVTADAHEKDALLKSLNINVNFAPVCDLSQNPADYIYSRTTGQDADATAAYVTKVVSAMTADHMGSVLKHFPGYGPGGDTHKDFSRDGRPLETFEAQDFLPFKAGVQAGAGSVLVSHNVIEVMDPDHPASLSPRVHEVLRNELGFDGVVLTDDLDMEAITKAYGADTAAVQAVAAGNDMILSSRYTIEIPAVIEAVKGGTLSEDQIDASVKRVLIWKMALGLL from the coding sequence ATGAAACGACTTTTAACCCTCTTATTAATCCTGCCGGCCTGCGGGCTCCTGCTCTCAGGCTGCTCACCGGCCCTCACCCTGTCTCAGCTTTTTACACCCGCTGCCTATACCGGATACCTCCTGAACAGCGATGACACCACCCTGACCCTGCTGTGCCAAAACGATGGCGAAAAAGCGCCTGTAACCCGTGTTTTCGACCGTACCACCCTGATACCGGAAAACCTGCCCGATACCGGCTCAGAGGTCAAAATCACGCTGAAAACCGGCACCGACACCGATGCCCTTCAGGCCGAAGGCACCCCGCTGCCCGCCAGAAAGCTGGACGTCCTGACGCCTGCAGACGAGGCAAGGTCCAGCTTTAACCGCCTGCGGGCCGCCCAGCTTCTGGACGGCATGAGCCTTGAGGAAAAGGTGGGCCAGCTGTTCTTTGCCCGTTACCCCGGCCCTTCCGGGCCCGAGGCTGAAAAAACCTGGCAGTTTGGCGGTACCATCCTTTTTGGCCGCGACTTTAAGGATAAAAGCCCGGATCTGGTCCGGGCCGAAATCAACGCCTGTCAGGAAGCAGCCAGGGTTCCCATGCTGGTGGGCGTGGACGAGGAGGGCGGCGACGTGGTGCGTGTCAGCGGCAATCCGGCCCTGCGGGCCGCTGCCTTTCCCTCACCCCAGACCCTGCTCCAGACCGGAGGCCTGGACGCCGTCACGGCCGACGCCCATGAAAAGGACGCGCTGCTGAAATCCCTGAACATCAACGTCAATTTCGCCCCAGTCTGTGACCTGTCCCAGAACCCCGCGGATTACATCTACTCCCGAACCACCGGCCAGGACGCGGACGCCACGGCCGCCTACGTCACAAAGGTGGTCAGCGCCATGACGGCCGACCACATGGGCAGCGTGCTCAAGCATTTCCCGGGTTATGGCCCGGGCGGCGACACCCACAAGGATTTCTCCCGGGACGGACGGCCCCTTGAGACCTTTGAAGCCCAGGATTTTCTGCCCTTTAAGGCCGGCGTCCAGGCCGGCGCGGGCAGTGTACTGGTCAGCCACAACGTCATCGAGGTCATGGACCCGGACCATCCCGCCTCACTGTCGCCCAGAGTCCACGAGGTTCTGCGGAACGAGCTGGGCTTCGACGGAGTGGTGCTCACCGATGATCTGGACATGGAGGCCATCACCAAGGCCTACGGCGCCGATACCGCTGCTGTCCAGGCTGTGGCCGCCGGCAACGACATGATCCTGAGCTCCCGCTACACCATCGAGATTCCAGCGGTGATCGAGGCCGTAAAAGGCGGAACCCTCTCCGAGGACCAGATTGACGCCTCGGTCAAACGGGTGCTGATCTGGAAAATGGCGCTGGGCCTGCTTTAA
- a CDS encoding CHC2 zinc finger domain-containing protein, translating into MLIKNYRSIFNVVREETSIVTAARFYGVAVDRHGRALCPFHNDHHPSLSFKDNRFTCFACGARGSVIDLVMQIFHISPLEAAIKLQEDFNLTVEVRAQSHKTKNAAAKGAADTRSVKQETNGTKSARRKAKPTNTLCHPSRITAPTDSAEAVLAAALRNRLADMEAYYSRIHRELSENTEKYKPCESLETVPDKYVEAMFQLPVVSYYLDILDSGTPSERVELYRAFKRKELIQYEQR; encoded by the coding sequence GTGCTGATAAAAAACTATCGATCAATCTTTAACGTCGTCCGGGAAGAAACCAGCATTGTGACGGCTGCCCGCTTTTACGGGGTGGCAGTTGACCGGCATGGGAGGGCCTTGTGTCCATTTCACAACGACCATCATCCCAGTCTGTCTTTTAAAGACAACCGGTTCACCTGCTTTGCCTGTGGGGCCAGGGGGAGCGTCATTGATTTGGTTATGCAGATTTTCCATATTTCTCCATTAGAAGCGGCCATTAAGCTTCAGGAAGATTTCAATCTAACGGTGGAGGTCAGAGCTCAAAGCCATAAGACCAAGAACGCTGCGGCGAAAGGAGCGGCGGATACAAGAAGCGTGAAACAGGAAACGAACGGGACGAAAAGCGCGCGGCGCAAAGCGAAACCAACGAACACCCTGTGCCACCCTTCGCGTATAACGGCGCCGACGGACAGCGCGGAGGCGGTACTGGCAGCGGCGCTCCGGAACCGGCTGGCAGATATGGAAGCGTACTATAGCAGAATACACCGTGAGCTAAGTGAAAATACTGAGAAATATAAGCCTTGCGAATCACTGGAAACCGTGCCCGACAAGTATGTCGAGGCCATGTTTCAATTGCCCGTGGTATCCTATTACCTGGATATCCTGGATAGCGGAACACCCTCCGAGAGGGTGGAGCTTTACCGCGCGTTTAAAAGAAAGGAGCTTATACAGTATGAACAACGATAG
- a CDS encoding YfjI family protein — MNNDRTQRQPADDIEAMKGLLTEEERKDLIIEETRKKINFKPIIPLDGSAVNAVPDFPVHSLPGAVQDFVLAAAASIGVPVAMTGSAALGVLAAAVQKKAKVKAKADWTESLCLYILLIARSSERKSPMMRKMTRPIELYEEMVNEKMAEDIEAYDHQEQFFKKKIKYLEGKAARGVINYTDAQEAREELAKLKPARPLRLTAGDVTPEVLVNLLEENHERMAIFAAEGGLFGTMSGRYSGAVNIDVFLNAYSQDKMTVDRVGRRTRILRDAHLTMVMAVQPHVVCEFEAKKEFQELGLTGRFLYAMPDSLVGTRNSREAPDIPPQVEAVYCELITELLAMDAGIKGGVMLEMTEEARDLFFDFDHDTENRLTEDYECIEPFAGKVSGTVLRMAGILHYAAHGPRASERSISRSTVAKAIDLAEYYLAEKLRVFNLTSSDAETQTAAYVLKRALTAGKDSLTKREIAQRCKGKGMHADDVESPLALLAAHHYLVPVPAEYAGTGRRSIRYFINPELLKTGTTEEEGHNALVPVITLAEPEDFTQEERAVTV, encoded by the coding sequence ATGAACAACGATAGAACACAGCGACAGCCTGCAGACGACATCGAGGCCATGAAGGGCCTTTTAACCGAAGAAGAGCGAAAAGATCTGATCATTGAGGAAACCAGGAAAAAAATAAATTTCAAGCCCATCATCCCGCTTGACGGCAGCGCGGTCAACGCCGTGCCGGATTTTCCGGTACACAGCCTGCCTGGCGCGGTACAGGATTTTGTGCTGGCGGCCGCGGCCAGCATCGGGGTGCCGGTGGCCATGACCGGCAGCGCGGCCCTGGGGGTTCTGGCCGCCGCGGTGCAGAAAAAAGCCAAGGTGAAAGCCAAAGCCGACTGGACCGAGTCCCTGTGCCTTTACATCCTGCTGATCGCCCGATCATCGGAGCGGAAATCCCCGATGATGCGTAAAATGACCAGGCCCATCGAGCTTTATGAGGAAATGGTCAATGAAAAGATGGCCGAAGACATCGAAGCGTACGATCATCAGGAGCAGTTTTTTAAGAAGAAAATCAAGTATCTGGAAGGAAAAGCTGCCCGGGGCGTCATTAACTACACCGACGCTCAGGAGGCCCGGGAAGAGCTGGCAAAGCTCAAGCCTGCGCGCCCCCTGCGCCTGACAGCAGGCGATGTGACCCCCGAGGTGCTGGTCAACCTTTTGGAAGAGAACCACGAGCGCATGGCCATTTTTGCGGCGGAGGGCGGTCTTTTCGGCACCATGAGCGGCCGTTACAGCGGCGCGGTCAATATCGACGTGTTCCTCAACGCCTACTCCCAGGACAAGATGACCGTCGACCGGGTGGGCCGCCGCACCCGGATCCTCCGAGACGCCCACCTCACCATGGTCATGGCCGTACAGCCCCATGTGGTGTGTGAATTTGAGGCAAAGAAAGAATTTCAGGAGCTGGGCCTGACCGGCCGGTTTCTGTACGCCATGCCCGACAGCCTGGTCGGCACCCGCAACAGCCGGGAGGCGCCCGACATCCCGCCCCAGGTCGAAGCGGTCTACTGCGAGCTCATCACCGAGCTCCTGGCCATGGACGCCGGGATTAAAGGCGGTGTGATGCTGGAAATGACCGAAGAAGCCAGAGATTTGTTCTTTGACTTTGACCATGACACCGAAAACCGCCTGACCGAAGACTACGAGTGCATTGAGCCCTTTGCTGGAAAGGTCAGCGGTACCGTCCTGCGGATGGCGGGCATTCTTCACTACGCAGCCCACGGCCCCCGGGCGTCTGAGCGCAGCATCAGCCGTTCGACCGTGGCCAAGGCCATCGATCTGGCCGAGTATTATCTGGCAGAAAAGCTGCGGGTCTTTAACCTGACAAGCAGCGACGCCGAAACCCAGACCGCGGCCTACGTCCTCAAACGGGCCCTGACCGCGGGCAAAGACAGCCTGACCAAACGGGAGATCGCGCAGCGCTGTAAGGGTAAAGGGATGCACGCAGACGATGTGGAATCGCCACTGGCGCTGCTGGCAGCCCACCACTATCTGGTGCCCGTACCGGCCGAATACGCCGGAACCGGACGCCGGAGCATCCGTTATTTTATCAACCCCGAACTCCTTAAAACAGGCACCACGGAGGAAGAGGGCCACAATGCCCTCGTGCCGGTGATCACACTGGCGGAACCCGAGGACTTCACACAGGAGGAAAGGGCGGTGACGGTATAA
- a CDS encoding ABC transporter ATP-binding protein: MSERPENEVTTSNDGMSAEKARYAGKTAKRLFSKLLEQKGKLIIVLISVVFSCAFTLAAPMVIGQAINQIFDSVRHSIETGAAFTLNFGAMGRILGLLLGLYVFSAAFNYLQQYLMASVSQRLTLTLRESLSAKLARTPLKYFDNHKKGDILSRTTNDLEKVADTLQEGLMQFIITVVTIIGAVTLMLVISPLLTLIAFVMIIVGMVITALVARRSQHCFAKNQKTLGELNGHIEEFFTGQVVIKAFNREDASTQTVEEVNERLYAASRNAQFITFAVNPLIRLMNQIGYVLIAVLGAFFVIQGRLSLGVIQAFFQYVNQASEPITEAAYIFNSMQAAIASAERVFEVLDEDDEVPDISPAKALVEPRGDVRFEHVQFGYSPNRLLMKDISIDVKAGEKIAVVGPTGAGKTTLINLLMRFYELDGGRILIDGVDIRDLRRGDLRAQFGMVLQDTWLFGGTIEDNIAYGRNAATREEIIQAAKAARADHFIRTMPKGYQSILNDEASNISQGQRQLLTIARAILADPAILILDEATSSVDTRTELEIQKAMDHLMKGRTSFVIAHRLSTIIDADHILVMQNGTIVEQGTHQGLLEQNGFYADLYNSQFTVKAS, from the coding sequence ATGAGTGAACGTCCGGAAAACGAAGTAACCACTTCTAACGACGGCATGTCCGCCGAAAAAGCACGCTATGCCGGAAAAACTGCGAAGCGGCTTTTCTCAAAGCTTTTAGAACAAAAGGGCAAGCTGATCATCGTGCTGATCTCTGTGGTATTCAGCTGTGCCTTTACGCTGGCCGCACCCATGGTGATCGGCCAGGCCATCAACCAGATTTTTGACAGTGTGCGCCACTCCATCGAGACCGGCGCCGCCTTTACGCTCAACTTCGGCGCCATGGGCCGGATACTGGGCCTGCTGCTGGGCCTGTACGTGTTCAGCGCAGCCTTTAACTATCTGCAGCAATACCTTATGGCCAGCGTTTCCCAGCGGCTCACCCTGACCCTGCGGGAATCCCTGAGCGCCAAGCTCGCCCGGACACCCCTGAAATATTTTGACAACCACAAGAAAGGGGATATTCTGAGCCGGACCACCAACGACCTTGAAAAGGTCGCGGATACCCTCCAGGAGGGCCTGATGCAGTTTATCATCACGGTGGTCACCATCATCGGGGCCGTAACCCTGATGCTGGTCATCAGCCCGCTGCTGACGCTGATCGCCTTTGTGATGATCATTGTCGGCATGGTGATCACCGCTCTGGTCGCGCGCCGCAGCCAGCACTGCTTTGCCAAAAACCAGAAAACCCTCGGCGAGCTCAACGGTCATATCGAGGAATTCTTTACCGGGCAGGTGGTCATCAAAGCCTTTAACCGGGAGGACGCCTCGACCCAGACCGTTGAGGAGGTCAACGAGCGCCTTTACGCGGCCAGCCGCAACGCCCAGTTCATCACCTTTGCGGTCAATCCGCTGATCCGGCTCATGAACCAGATCGGCTATGTGCTGATCGCTGTCCTCGGCGCCTTCTTTGTAATCCAGGGGCGGCTGTCCCTTGGGGTGATCCAGGCTTTCTTCCAGTATGTGAACCAGGCCTCTGAGCCGATCACCGAAGCGGCCTACATTTTCAACTCCATGCAGGCAGCCATCGCCTCGGCCGAACGTGTCTTTGAGGTTCTGGACGAGGATGACGAGGTGCCGGATATCTCGCCCGCAAAGGCTCTGGTCGAGCCCAGAGGTGACGTGCGTTTCGAGCACGTCCAGTTTGGCTACAGCCCCAACCGCCTGCTGATGAAGGATATCAGCATTGACGTGAAGGCCGGTGAAAAGATCGCCGTTGTCGGCCCCACCGGCGCTGGGAAAACCACGCTGATCAACCTGCTCATGCGGTTTTATGAGCTGGACGGCGGCCGTATTCTGATCGACGGTGTTGATATCCGCGACCTGCGCCGGGGTGACCTGCGCGCACAGTTTGGTATGGTGCTCCAGGATACCTGGCTCTTTGGCGGAACCATTGAGGATAATATCGCCTACGGCCGCAACGCGGCCACCAGGGAAGAAATTATCCAGGCTGCCAAGGCCGCCCGGGCCGACCATTTTATCCGTACCATGCCCAAGGGCTATCAGTCCATCCTGAACGACGAAGCCTCCAACATCTCACAGGGACAGCGCCAGCTGCTGACCATCGCCCGTGCCATTCTGGCCGATCCGGCCATCCTGATTCTGGATGAAGCCACCTCCAGCGTGGATACGCGGACCGAGCTCGAAATCCAGAAAGCCATGGATCACCTGATGAAAGGGCGCACCAGCTTTGTCATCGCCCACCGGCTGTCCACCATCATCGACGCGGACCATATCCTGGTCATGCAGAATGGCACCATCGTGGAACAGGGCACCCACCAGGGTCTGCTCGAACAGAATGGCTTTTACGCCGACCTGTACAACAGCCAGTTTACGGTCAAAGCATCCTGA
- a CDS encoding immunoglobulin-like domain-containing protein: MKKIITSVEIGLVLLCLCLAFPTEIPAPASVPAATFSAEKYIGPSTDLAMTVVSDRITPDTGELTLLLVNHSGEYQTYGRIFYLEREEKGQWLPVTPLPGTAFEEIAIMLPSDKANEETLDIGTCYGSLRPGAYRVVKTFGDTYAIAEFQVTEV; this comes from the coding sequence ATGAAAAAAATCATCACTTCGGTGGAAATCGGGTTGGTTTTGCTGTGCCTCTGCCTGGCGTTTCCAACAGAGATACCCGCGCCGGCATCGGTTCCGGCGGCCACCTTTTCTGCCGAAAAGTACATCGGCCCCAGCACAGATCTGGCAATGACCGTTGTCAGCGACAGAATCACGCCAGACACTGGGGAGCTTACCCTGCTGCTGGTAAACCACAGTGGAGAATACCAGACCTATGGCCGGATTTTTTATCTGGAACGGGAGGAGAAGGGACAATGGCTTCCGGTTACGCCGCTTCCGGGCACAGCCTTTGAGGAGATCGCAATAATGCTGCCGTCCGATAAAGCAAATGAGGAAACGCTGGACATCGGGACCTGTTACGGCAGTCTCCGGCCAGGCGCCTACCGTGTGGTCAAAACCTTTGGCGATACCTACGCCATTGCGGAATTCCAGGTTACAGAAGTTTAG
- a CDS encoding TMEM175 family protein — MQKGRLEAYTDAVLAILMTILILGIKIPDEPTFEALFKIKEQIFAYILSFLLFTVYWNNHHHMFQLAERINGKVMWANSFWLFFLSLIPAATNWVGTFMGGFAPEITYGVLFMLVSLSYFFLNHTLAAANGADSAVYRAIEHDRKVPVTLVINVISLGAAFINPMLTLIGCYVVIIIWFIPNRRVEKFF, encoded by the coding sequence ATGCAAAAAGGACGTTTAGAGGCTTACACCGACGCGGTGCTGGCCATTTTAATGACCATTCTGATTTTAGGAATAAAAATCCCAGATGAGCCGACCTTTGAGGCGCTTTTTAAAATAAAAGAGCAAATTTTTGCTTATATCCTCAGCTTTTTACTTTTTACGGTTTATTGGAACAACCACCACCATATGTTCCAGCTGGCGGAGAGGATCAATGGAAAGGTCATGTGGGCCAATTCCTTCTGGCTTTTCTTCCTGTCTCTGATCCCAGCGGCCACCAACTGGGTGGGCACCTTTATGGGCGGCTTCGCGCCGGAGATCACCTACGGGGTGCTCTTTATGCTGGTCAGCCTTTCTTATTTTTTCCTGAACCACACCCTGGCTGCCGCCAATGGGGCGGACTCAGCGGTTTACAGGGCCATCGAGCATGACCGCAAGGTTCCGGTCACACTGGTGATCAACGTTATTTCTCTGGGAGCCGCTTTTATCAACCCCATGCTCACCCTTATCGGGTGTTATGTGGTCATTATCATCTGGTTTATTCCCAACAGGCGGGTCGAAAAATTTTTCTGA
- a CDS encoding bifunctional enoyl-CoA hydratase/phosphate acetyltransferase produces the protein MYHFKEMRDQLIKQAQTKKAVVAVAAAGDLPVLQTVKMMNDYGFGTAILVGDAAKIEYFAKETGCNLEENTVVDIKDDSQAANVAVGLARNDAADIVMKGLLQTKTYLKAILNKEHGLRTGKLLNAVTAFESAALGRMFLATDCGMIVSPTLEDKIEMIGNATTLANALGCEMPKISCLSAVETVNANMPDGYDAAVLSKMNERGQIKGCVIDGPLSMDLSVSEMSVEHKGIVSPVAGKADVLLMPNLQAGNIFWKTMTYLAGAKSGAVVMGTAKPAVLTSRADTAEAKLNSVAMALLLAAHQKR, from the coding sequence ATGTACCATTTTAAGGAGATGCGTGATCAGCTGATCAAACAGGCCCAGACCAAAAAAGCCGTTGTGGCGGTCGCAGCCGCCGGCGATCTGCCTGTTTTACAGACCGTTAAAATGATGAATGACTATGGCTTCGGAACCGCCATTCTGGTGGGTGACGCAGCCAAAATTGAGTATTTCGCCAAAGAAACCGGGTGCAATCTGGAAGAAAACACCGTGGTTGACATAAAGGATGACAGTCAGGCTGCCAACGTGGCCGTCGGGCTGGCCCGCAACGACGCGGCCGACATTGTTATGAAAGGCCTGCTCCAGACCAAAACCTACCTGAAGGCCATCCTGAACAAGGAACACGGCCTGCGGACCGGCAAGCTCTTAAACGCCGTTACCGCCTTTGAATCCGCTGCCCTGGGCCGGATGTTCCTGGCCACCGACTGTGGCATGATCGTGTCCCCTACCCTTGAGGATAAAATTGAAATGATCGGCAATGCCACCACCCTGGCCAACGCTTTGGGCTGTGAAATGCCAAAAATTTCCTGCCTGAGCGCGGTTGAAACTGTCAACGCCAACATGCCGGACGGCTATGACGCTGCAGTGCTCTCAAAAATGAATGAACGCGGCCAGATCAAGGGCTGTGTGATTGACGGCCCTCTGTCCATGGACCTTTCCGTCTCCGAAATGTCCGTCGAGCACAAGGGGATCGTGAGCCCGGTGGCCGGCAAAGCCGACGTGCTGCTCATGCCCAACCTCCAGGCCGGCAACATTTTCTGGAAAACCATGACCTATCTGGCAGGCGCCAAGAGCGGCGCAGTGGTCATGGGCACCGCCAAACCCGCGGTTCTGACCTCCCGTGCCGACACCGCCGAAGCCAAGCTCAACAGCGTGGCCATGGCACTGCTTCTGGCAGCCCATCAGAAACGCTGA
- a CDS encoding SDR family NAD(P)-dependent oxidoreductase, with translation MMRIAIVTGASSGLGREFVRQISARGQLDEIWAVARRREKLEALAGEVKTPVRPVVMDLTDTASFPALTALLAEHQPDVRLFIGAAGMGKLGKYDEVSEADANALIDLNCRGAVDMTLRVLPYMNRGARLMQICSVAAFLPLPGLNLYAASKAFLLSYTRALRRELSGRGIRVTAVCPYWIKNTEFVSRASANADRSAVRHLPFASTPQTVAGRALADSRRGVAVSTPGLISLSLRIFNKLVPQSVGMSLWNAVRRL, from the coding sequence ATGATGAGAATTGCCATTGTGACCGGGGCGTCCAGCGGGCTTGGACGCGAATTTGTAAGACAGATCAGCGCGCGTGGGCAGCTGGATGAAATCTGGGCCGTTGCCCGGAGGCGGGAAAAGCTGGAGGCGCTGGCCGGGGAAGTGAAAACACCGGTGAGGCCAGTGGTCATGGACCTGACCGATACCGCCAGCTTTCCGGCGCTGACAGCCCTGCTGGCCGAGCACCAGCCCGACGTGCGGCTGTTTATCGGCGCCGCAGGCATGGGCAAGCTGGGAAAATACGACGAGGTCTCCGAGGCCGACGCCAATGCCCTCATTGATTTAAACTGCCGTGGGGCAGTGGATATGACCCTCAGGGTGCTCCCCTATATGAACCGGGGCGCCCGTCTGATGCAGATCTGCTCGGTGGCGGCCTTTCTGCCCCTGCCGGGCCTGAACCTGTACGCGGCCTCCAAGGCCTTTCTGCTCAGCTATACCAGGGCCCTGCGCCGGGAGCTCTCCGGCCGGGGCATCCGGGTGACGGCCGTGTGCCCCTACTGGATCAAAAACACCGAGTTTGTGTCCCGGGCCAGCGCCAACGCGGACCGCTCCGCAGTGCGGCACCTGCCCTTTGCCTCCACACCGCAGACCGTTGCGGGCCGGGCCCTGGCAGACAGCCGCAGGGGCGTGGCTGTATCCACTCCCGGGCTCATCAGCCTGAGCCTGCGGATTTTTAACAAGCTCGTGCCCCAATCGGTGGGGATGAGCCTCTGGAACGCCGTCCGCCGGCTGTGA